A region of the Pseudomonas sp. A34-9 genome:
ATCTCGAGCGTCTGACCCGCAGCCTCGCGCAGTTCTCGGTGATCTCGGTGGTGTTGCCGGACGGCGAGGCCTTCAAGAACTGGGAAACCCTGCAACTGATCTTCGACGGTCTGCTGACCGCCCGTCATGACCGCCGCACTACCGTGATCGCCTTGGGCGGCGGTGTGATCGGCGACATGGCCGGTTTCGCCGCAGCCTGTTACCAGCGCGGCGTCGACTTCATCCAGATTCCTACCACCCTGCTGTCCCAGGTCGATTCGTCGGTGGGTGGCAAGACCGGTATCAACCATCCGCTGGGCAAGAACATGGTCGGCGCGTTTTATCAGCCGAACGTGGTGCTGATCGATACGGCGTCCCTGAAAACCCTGCCAGAGCGCGAACTGTCCGCCGGTCTGGCCGAAGTTATCAAGTACGGCCTGATCTGCGACGAACCGTTCCTGACCTGGCTCGAGGACAACGTCGATGCCCTGCGTTCACTGGACCAGAAGGCCCTGACCTATGCCATTGAGCGTTCTTGCGCAGCCAAGGCTGCGGTGGTCGGCGCCGATGAGAAGGAAACCGGCGTACGCGCGACACTCAACCTCGGCCACACCTTTGGCCACGCCATCGAGACCCACATGGGCTATGGTGTCTGGTTGCATGGGGAAGCGGTCGCAGCTGGCACCGTGATGGCGCTGGACATGTCTGCCCGTCTGGGCTGGATCAGTGACGCGGAACGTGATCGTGGCATTCGTCTGTTCCAGCGCGCCGGTCTGCCGGTGGTGCCACCGACTGAAATGACCGAGGCCGATTTTCTTCAACACATGGCAATCGACAAAAAAGTGATCGACGGTCGTCTGCGCCTGGTGCTGCTGCGCCGGATGGGCGAAGCGGTAGTGACCGACGATTATCCGAAAGAGGTTCTACAGGCCACGCTGGGAGCGGATTACCGCGCCCTGGCTCAGCTTAAAGGTTAATAAGATTCCGATGACTAGTTTGCATGCCGACGAGGCGTTCCTCGGCCATTTCCAGTTAAGTCACGATCCGTTCGCGCCACGCGTACCGGGCTTCAAGTTCTTCCCGGCCCAGCGCAAACCGGTGCTGGGTCAATTGCATCATCTGGCGCGTTACAGCCAGTTGCTGCTGGTGGTCACTGGCCCGCAAGGCAGCGGCAAGACGCTGCTGCGCCAGGCGCTGGTCGCCAGCACCAACAAGCAGTCGGTGCAGAGCGTGGTGGTTTCCGCCCGTGGCGCCGGTGATGCCGCTGGCGTGCTACGCCAAGTGGCGCAGGCGCTGAACGTCGCCCAGGCCGAAGTTGGCGCGATCCTGGATCAAGTGGTGCAACTCGCACTGACCGGCCAGGAAGTCTATCTGCTGGTGGACGACGCCGAGCAACTCGACGAGTCCGCCCTCGAAGCATTGATGGCGCTGGGCGCCGGCGCACCGGAAGGTCGCCCGCATGTGTTCCTGTTCGGTGAGTCGTCGCTGATCGCTCAACTGGAGGCTTTGCACCTCGAGGAAGAGCGTTTCCACGTCATCGAACTGCAGCCGTATACCGAAGAAGAGACCCGCGAGTATCTCGACCAACGGCTCGAAGGTGCCGGCCGGGGTGTCGAACTTTTCACCGCAGATCAGATCTCTGATATTCACGAAAGCGCCGAGGGTTGGCCGGGCAACATCAACCAGGTCGCTCGCGATGCTCTGATCGAAGTCATGATTGCCAGCCGCTCTGCGGTCAAGCGTCCAAGTATGGGGTTCAACATGCCGAAGAAACACGTATTGGCCATTTCCGCCGTCGTTGTGGTCGCGGTCGCTGCCGCCTGGCTGATGCCGGGTCGCAACAAGGCGCCGACCACCGGTGCACCGGCCAATGAGCAGGCACAGTTGCCATTGGGCCAGGGCGCAGCCAATGGCGGCGCGCCGAACGTCGAATTCGCCGGTAATACCCAGCCGATGCCGTTGCCGCTGGTCGGCAACTCGCAACCGGTCATGCGCGGTCCACTGGCCGAAGCTGCGGGTGGCATTACCGAAGGTGACGACGGCGTGCCACTCGAAGGTTCCAGCGCTACGCCGCCGACCGTAACCACCTCCGCACCGCCTGCGGGCGTTCCGGCCGGTCCTGCGCCGACGCCGGTTCCGTTGCCAGCCGCCAAGCCAACCCCGGCGCCGACGCAAATTGCCACCGCCAAGCCTGCTCCAGCCGCGCCAGTCGCCAAGCCGGCTCCAGCGCCAGCCAAGCCAGTCGCCGCTGCCAAACCGGCCGAGAAGCCGGTGACCGTTGCCAAAGCCGCCGGTGGCAGCTGGTACGCCGGTCAGCCGACCAGCAACTACGTGGTGCAGATCCTCGGCACCAGCTCCGAAGCGACCGCGCAAAACTTCGTCAAGGAGCAGGGCGGCGAGTACCGTTATTTCAAGAAAGTCCTCAACGGCAAACCGCTTTACGTGATCACCTACGGCAACTTCGCCAATCGTGATGCAGCCGTTTCTGCCATCAAGGCCTTGCCAGCGAAGGTTCAGGCTGGTAAACCTTGGCCTCGCACTGTCGCCAGCGTCCAACAGGAACTGGCAACAACTCGCTGAAGATTCGGCGGCCTTACCCAGGCCGCCTCTCCAAGCACCTCAAAATTTCTACGAGTGCGCGCCGCCCTTACGGGCCGCGTGCCTTGTGGTGTCTGCGTCACAGTAGTCTTTGAGTCGTTGCGGTCAAAATTAAAAAAGTTTTGACTAGCACAGCAGATCGCTTTAAACCTTTCACAAATGCGACATGAATTTGCGACATTTCGTCGTCAAATTTGTGAGCCTCTGTGTCGCTGTGTACAATGACCACCCTTTTGCCCCTGCTAAGTCGGCGTACGTTCGACGCGGGATGCAAGTGGTTGAATTGAAAAGAAATTTGCCTCGAAAAGAGGCAGCCTGGTGAGAAAGTGTCTATGAAAGCAGGTCTGTACCAACCAGATGAATTCAAGGATAACTGCGGTTTCGGCCTGATAGCCCATATGCAGGGCGAGCCCAGTCATACCCTTTTGCAAACGGCCATTGAGGCCCTGACCTGCATGACCCACCGCGGTGGGATTAATGCCGACGGCAAGACCGGTGACGGTTGCGGTCTGCTGATTCAAAAGCCTGATGCGTTCCTGCGCGCCATTGCCCAGGAAACCTTCAGCGTCGAGCTGCCCAAGCAATATGCGGTGGGCATGGTCTTCTTCAACCAGGACCCGGCCAAGGCCGAAGCCGCTCGCGAGAACATGAACCGCGAGATCCTCGCTGAAGGCCTGCAACTGATCGGCTGGCGTAAAGTGCCAATCGACACCAGCGTCCTCGGCCGCCTGGCCCTTGAGCGCCTGCCGCAAATCGAGCAGGTCTACATCGGCGGCGAAGGCCTGAGCGATCAGGACATGGCCGTGAAGCTGTTCAGTGCACGTCGTCGTTCGTCGGTGGCCAATGCCGTCGACTCCGATCATTACATCTGCAGCTTTTCGCACAAGACCATCATCTATAAAGGCCTGATGATGCCGGCCGACCTGGCCGCGTTTTATCCAGACTTGAGCGACGAGCGCCTGCAAACCGCGATCTGCGTGTTCCACCAGCGCTTCTCCACCAACACCTTGCCGAAATGGCCGCTGGCTCAGCCATTCCGCTTCCTCGCCCACAACGGCGAGATCAACACCATCACCGGTAACCGCAACTGGGCCCAGGCCCGTCGGACCAAGTTCACCAACGATCTGATGGATCTGGAAGAACTCGGCCCGCTGGTCAACCGTGTCGGCTCCGACTCCTCGAGCATGGACAACATGCTCGAACTGATGGTCACCGGCGGCATCGACCTGTTCCGTGGCGTGCGGATGATCATTCCGCCAGCGTGGCAGAACGTCGAAACCATGGACCCGGATCTGCGTGCGTTCTACGAGTACAACTCGATGCACATGGAGCCGTGGGACGGCCCGGCCGGCGTGGTCATGACCGACGGTCGCTACGCGGTGTGCCTGCTCGACCGTAACGGTCTGCGCCCGGCACGCTGGGTCACCACCACCAACGGTTTCATCACCCTCGCCTCGGAAATCGGCGTGTGGGACTACAAACCTGAAGACGTGATTGCCAAAGGCCGAGTCGGCCCGGGCCAGATCTTCGCCGTGGACACCGAAACCGGGCAGATCCTCGACACCGATGCGATCGACAACCGTCTGAAATCCCGTCATCCGTACAAGCAATGGCTGCGCAAGAATGCCCTGCGCATCCAGGCGACCATGGAAGACAACGACCACGGTTCGGCGTTCTACGACGTCGATCAGCTCAAGCAATACATGAAGATGTATCAGGTCACGTTCGAAGAACGCGATCAGGTGCTGCGTCCGCTTGGCGAGCAAGGCTACGAAGCCGTTGGCTCGATGGGCGACGACACGCCGATGGCCGTGCTGTCGCAGCGTGTGCGCACGCCGTACGACTATTTCCGTCAGCAGTTCGCGCAGGTCACCAACCCGCCGATTGACCCGCTGCGTGAAGCGATCGTGATGTCGCTGGAAATC
Encoded here:
- the aroB gene encoding 3-dehydroquinate synthase — protein: MQTLKVDLGERSYPIHIGEGLLDQPELLAPHIHGRQVAIISNETVAPLYLERLTRSLAQFSVISVVLPDGEAFKNWETLQLIFDGLLTARHDRRTTVIALGGGVIGDMAGFAAACYQRGVDFIQIPTTLLSQVDSSVGGKTGINHPLGKNMVGAFYQPNVVLIDTASLKTLPERELSAGLAEVIKYGLICDEPFLTWLEDNVDALRSLDQKALTYAIERSCAAKAAVVGADEKETGVRATLNLGHTFGHAIETHMGYGVWLHGEAVAAGTVMALDMSARLGWISDAERDRGIRLFQRAGLPVVPPTEMTEADFLQHMAIDKKVIDGRLRLVLLRRMGEAVVTDDYPKEVLQATLGADYRALAQLKG
- a CDS encoding AAA family ATPase, producing the protein MTSLHADEAFLGHFQLSHDPFAPRVPGFKFFPAQRKPVLGQLHHLARYSQLLLVVTGPQGSGKTLLRQALVASTNKQSVQSVVVSARGAGDAAGVLRQVAQALNVAQAEVGAILDQVVQLALTGQEVYLLVDDAEQLDESALEALMALGAGAPEGRPHVFLFGESSLIAQLEALHLEEERFHVIELQPYTEEETREYLDQRLEGAGRGVELFTADQISDIHESAEGWPGNINQVARDALIEVMIASRSAVKRPSMGFNMPKKHVLAISAVVVVAVAAAWLMPGRNKAPTTGAPANEQAQLPLGQGAANGGAPNVEFAGNTQPMPLPLVGNSQPVMRGPLAEAAGGITEGDDGVPLEGSSATPPTVTTSAPPAGVPAGPAPTPVPLPAAKPTPAPTQIATAKPAPAAPVAKPAPAPAKPVAAAKPAEKPVTVAKAAGGSWYAGQPTSNYVVQILGTSSEATAQNFVKEQGGEYRYFKKVLNGKPLYVITYGNFANRDAAVSAIKALPAKVQAGKPWPRTVASVQQELATTR